The following coding sequences lie in one candidate division Zixibacteria bacterium HGW-Zixibacteria-1 genomic window:
- a CDS encoding glycosyltransferase family 1 protein, with translation MIVNARFLTQRLTGVQRHAIEMSLALKEIHPDIKFVAPKNIIHKDIAEQLKAKVIGRFTGYLWEQYELPMYMKKHASGKILINLANTAPVASKNKVATIHDTAPLRHPEWYSWKFAAAYKLLIPRVAKSSRIIFSDSNFSKSEIADLFGIDHDKIIVIYCGVGQQFQSAISDEQNISPEDYILCVASLEPRKNFIRLVKAFNHLKSHNLKLVIAGSSSSIFADNKLHKMLDDSKRIEFTGYIDDDRLIELYQEARLFVYPSLYEGFGLPPLEAMACGCPCAVSNAGSLPEVCGKAALYFNPYDPADIAEKMDMILSDNVLGQNLIENGLLHAQKFDWNKSASELLEAILSLDKPSD, from the coding sequence GTGATAGTTAATGCGCGTTTTCTGACTCAGCGGCTGACCGGCGTCCAGCGCCACGCTATCGAGATGTCGCTGGCGCTTAAAGAAATTCATCCCGATATCAAATTTGTCGCACCGAAAAATATCATTCATAAGGACATTGCAGAACAATTGAAGGCAAAAGTCATCGGGCGTTTCACCGGATATTTATGGGAGCAGTACGAACTTCCGATGTACATGAAAAAGCATGCGTCCGGGAAAATTCTAATCAATCTGGCCAACACCGCCCCTGTTGCTTCTAAAAATAAAGTGGCGACCATTCATGATACCGCCCCGCTGCGCCATCCTGAATGGTATTCATGGAAATTCGCGGCTGCCTATAAACTGCTCATACCGCGCGTGGCGAAATCATCACGAATCATTTTTTCGGACAGCAACTTTTCCAAAAGTGAAATAGCGGATCTTTTTGGAATCGACCACGATAAAATCATAGTCATTTACTGCGGCGTGGGGCAGCAATTTCAAAGTGCCATATCAGATGAACAAAATATATCGCCTGAGGATTATATTCTGTGCGTGGCCTCGCTGGAACCGAGGAAAAATTTCATCCGACTGGTCAAGGCTTTCAATCACTTGAAAAGCCATAATCTGAAACTTGTAATCGCCGGCAGTTCAAGCAGCATTTTTGCGGATAATAAATTGCATAAGATGCTTGATGACAGTAAACGTATAGAATTTACCGGATATATCGATGACGATCGATTAATCGAGCTTTACCAAGAAGCGCGGCTGTTCGTTTACCCCTCGCTGTACGAGGGCTTCGGACTGCCGCCGCTGGAAGCCATGGCCTGCGGCTGCCCGTGTGCTGTTTCGAACGCCGGATCATTGCCTGAAGTGTGCGGCAAGGCGGCGCTTTATTTCAATCCGTATGACCCTGCCGACATCGCCGAGAAGATGGACATGATTTTGTCAGACAATGTTCTTGGCCAAAACTTGATAGAAAATGGTTTACTGCATGCGCAAAAATTCGACTGGAATAAATCAGCCTCGGAACTTCTTGAAGCAATCCTAAGCCTCGATAAACCATCCGATTAG